From Piliocolobus tephrosceles isolate RC106 chromosome 16, ASM277652v3, whole genome shotgun sequence, the proteins below share one genomic window:
- the WIPI1 gene encoding WD repeat domain phosphoinositide-interacting protein 1 isoform X3 has translation MNVYHFKKGTEICNYSYSSNILSIRLNRQRLLVCLEESIYIHNIKDMKLLKTLLDIPANPTGLCALSINHSNSYLAYPGSLTSGEIVLYDGNSLKTVCTIAAHEGTLAAITFNASGSKLASASEKGTVIRVFSVPDGQKLYEFRRGMKRYVTISSLVFSMDSQFLCASSNTETVHIFKLEQVTNSRPEETSTWSGYMGKMFMAATNYLPTQVSDMMHQDRAFATARLNFSGQRNICTLSTIQKLPRLLVASSNGHLYIYNLDPQDGGECVLIKTHSLLGSGTTEENKENDLRPSLPQSYAATVARPSASSASTVPGYSEDGGALRGEVIPEHEFATGPVCLDDENEFPPIILCRGNQKGKTKQS, from the exons ATGAATGTGTATCACTTCAAGAAAGGCACAGAGatctgtaattacagctactccAGCAACATCTTGTCCATAAGGCTGAACCGGCAG AGGCTGCTGGTTTGCCTAGAAGAGTCCATTTATATTCACAACATTAAAGACATGAAGCTGTTGAAGACCCTCCTGGATATTCCTGCAAACCCAACAG GTCTATGTGCTCTCTCTATCAACCATTCCAATTCTTACTTGGCCTATCCTGGAAGCCTGACTTCAGGGGAGATTGTGCTTTATGATGGAAACTCCCTG AAAACAGTCTGCACTATTGCTGCCCACGAGGGGACACTGGCTGCCATCACCTTCAATGCCTCAGGCTCCAAACTAGCAAGTGCGTCTGAAAAA GGCACAGTCATCCGGGTGTTCTCTGTCCCTGATGGGCAAAAGCTCTATGAGTTCCGGAGAGGGATGAAAAG GTATGTGACAATCAGCTCTCTAGTGTTCAGTATGGACTCACAATTCCTCTGCGCCTCCAGTAACACCGAGACAGTACACATCTTCAAGCTGGAACAGGTCACCAACAG TCGACCAGAAGAGACTTCGACCTGGAGTGGCTACATGGGAAAGATGTTCATGGCTGCTACCAACTACCTCCCAACCCAGGTGTCCGACATGATGCATCAGGACAGGGCCTTTGCCACCGCACGCTTGAACTTCTCCGGGCAGAGGAACATCTGTACCCTCTCAAC GATCCAGAAGTTGCCACGGCTGCTAGTTGCATCATCCAATGGACACCTTTACATCTACAATTTGGATCCTCAGGATGGAGGAGAGTGTGTCTTAATCAAAACCCACAG CTTGCTTGGCTCAGGAACAacagaagagaataaagaaaatgaccTCAGACCTTCCTTACCTCAGTCTTATGCAGCAACCGTAGCCAGACCAAGTGCATCTTCAGCCTCCACGGTGCCAG GTTATTCCGAGGACGGCGGGGCGCTGCGAGGAGAAGTTATTCCTGAACATGAGTTTGCGACGGGACCAGTGTGTCTGGATGATGAGAATGAGTTTCCTCCT